One Aegilops tauschii subsp. strangulata cultivar AL8/78 chromosome 2, Aet v6.0, whole genome shotgun sequence genomic window, ggaaaactgctttcataacaaaatctggtttgtatgagtggttagttaTGCCATTTGGATTGACAAATGCACCTAGTACCTTCATGAGATTGATGAATCATGTTCTTAGAAAGTTCATTGGCAAGTTTGTGGTTGTTTACTTTGATGACATCCTGATTTATAGCAAAACTTTGGATGAACATGTTGAACACATTTGGTGTGTGCTTGCTACTAAGAGAGGAGAAATTATATGCTAACAAGGAAAAGTGCACATTTTGCATAGAAAAAGTTGTGTTTCTTGGCTTTGTTGTTTCAGGTCAAGGTGTGGAGGTAGATGAGGAGAAGGTCAAGGCCATCCGTGAGTGGATGCCTCCACAAAATGTAAGCCAAGTACAAAGCTTTCTTGGCCTTGCTGGTTTCTACCGTCGGTTTGTGAAGGACTTTAGCACCATTGCCGCCCCAATGAATGAGCTAACCAAGAAAGATGTTCCCTTCAAGTGGGCAAATGCACAAGAGAAGGCCTTCCAAGAGCTGAAAGAAAAATTGACTTCTGCACCATTGCTTGCACCACCCAACTTTGGTAAGACTTTTGAAATTGAATGTCATGCAAGTGGTGTTGGTATTGGAGGCATACTAATGCAAGAAGGCAGGCCTATTGCATATTTTAGTGAGAAGCTAAGTGGTCCAACTCTAAATTATTTAGTTTATGACAAAGAATTATATGCACTTGTGAGATCTTtggaaacatggcaacattatttatggcctaAAGAATTTGTGATACATTCCGACCATGAATCTTTAAAGCACCTTAGGGGTCAACAAAAATTGAACCGTAGGCATGCAAAACGGCGTGAATTTGTAGAATCTTTTCTCTATATTGTCAAGTACAACAAAGGAAAAGATAATGTTGTTGCTGATGCTTTGTCTAGACGCCATATTTTACTCTCACAACTTGATACTAAAATTCTTGGGCTGCAAAGCATCGAAGAATTGTATGCCAATGACCCATATTTTGCTGAACCACACTCAAAGTGTAGTGAGGGGAAAGGTTGGGAAAAGTTTCACTTGCATGATGGATTCTCGTTTCGAGCTAACAAATTGTGCATCCCAGATTGCTCTgttcgtttgttgcttttgcaggagGCTCATGCTGGTGGTCTCATGGGACATTTTGGAGCAAAGAAAACTGAGAGTGTGATGATTGACCATTTCTTTTGGCCAAGGATGAGGCGTGATGTTGAGCGTTGCATACTACGTTGTGAGATTTGCCGCAAAGCTAAGTCACGTTTAAACCCTCATGGACTTTATACGCCCTTAAAAGATATTTCTATGGATTTTGTTCTTGGATTACCACGCACTAAGAGGGGGAGTGATTCAGTTTTTGTGGTGGTTGATAGGTTTAGCAAGATAGCTCATTTTATCCCGTGTCATAAGAGCGATGATGCTTCACACATTGCTGATTTCTTTTTCAGGGAAATCTTGCAACTACATGAAGTACCACGCACTGTTGTTTCAGATCGTGACACCAAGTTTCTGAGCTATTTTTGGAAAACGTTGTGGGCAAAGCTAGGGACAAAGCTTCTCTTTTCCACTACATGCCACCCACAAACGGATGGACAAACCGAAGTTGTCAATCGCACGCTATCCATGATGCTGAGAGCAGTTTTAAAGAAAAATTTGAAGATGTGGGAAGAATGTCTCCCCCACGTGGAGTTTGCATACAACAGGGCAGTACATTCGACCACTAAATTttgtccttttgaaattatggtTTCAAACCTGCTGCTCCGATAGATCTTTTGCCTTTACCATTGCAGGAGCGAACCAATCTTGATGCAAGTAAGCGTGCTGACTTCGTGAAGAAAATTCATGAGAAGACCAAGGAAAATATTGAGAAGATGACTGAACAATATGCAAAACGAGCAAACAAGGGAAGAAAGAAGGTGTTGTTTGAAGGAGGTGATCTTGTGTGGGTACACCTGCGGAAGGATCGTTTCCCAGATCAACGCAAATGCAAGTTGCAGCCACGTGGAGATGGTCCATTCAAAGTTCTTGCGAAGATCAATGACAATGCCTACAAGATTGACCTTCCGATGGATTATGGTGTTAGTCCAACTTTCAATGTGTCCGACCTCTCTCCATACTTTGGACCATCAGAGTCGAGGAAGACTCCTCTTCAAgagggggaggatgatgaggacaccACAACCATCGACTAGCCTCCAACAATTATAGGTCCAATCACAAGAAGTCGCGCCAAACAAATAAGTGACCAGGTGAACGCTAACTTAAGTTTACCTTGTAACCTTGATGACACAACTATGCTTTCATCTCCATTGTTGTTGGTTGAACTTAGGTATAACATGGAAGCAATCCAACAACCTATGAGCTCTTGAAGCAACCGCTTTGGAGGAACAAGTTTGAAGAAAACAAGTTTCAAGTGACGCTGGTGCTGTCAGTTTTTACCTCTGATGTTTTGGTGTGGCACACCCATGTGATGGAGAGACGGGGCCATAGGGGTACATCAACAGAAGCTACATCAAATtatctttccaatgcaaaaaaccTCACATCATTTGGAGTTGTGAATCAAAAGTTCTAGTCATTCTCGTGGAAGGTGTCCAGGATGTCAAGACTTCGCGAATTTCCGAGGAGCTCTGCAACAACTCCCAAAGTTGACTGCTTATTCACCCAAGGAAGCCATGCAAACCTTCTTACTTTTAAAACCATTTTCACACCTAGCTAAGGGGGTTGTCCCTGCTATAAAACCCCATCTCCCCCATCCTCTAGAgaaccttttgtcaaaccattcagctacaagcttatgcagcaagactgctagagaggtccgagagatcttgctacctttgctcttgtgagttcaTTCGGATTTGCGAGAAGGAGCCTCTGGTTCCCCCTAGTTCGTGCTCTATGGTTCCGGCCGTTTTGTGTGGATTAGTCCAGGTTTGTGGTTCTGCGATTGTTCGGACAGCGGGTTGGAGTTCTTGTAGCTTCGGTCAGCCATCCCCAACGTACGGGTTGCATCCAACCTTGGCAGGTATAAAGCTAGTTATCCcggctgcttgcagctagttatcccTCCCGATTCGATCCTACAACGTGAAGATCGGGCCACCCTCGGGCGTGAACTCGTTCATCGGGTTCCCACCTATCATCTGGCATCAGAGCCTTCGTTGACACGGTAGGATCTGTTATCCAAGTTTATCCTGCTATCATCCCTTTAGATCGAGTGTTTTTCATGCTATATTTTCTGTCCTAGAAGTCCAAAGCCCCACCAAAAATAAATCCAAGCCTTGTTGGTGCTGAGATCTTGTTGTTGCATACCTTGCATGTTTTTCATCTTTTAGATCTGCACCAAGTTCATCTTCGTAATTACTTTCTGATTTGGTTGTTGTGCTTTGGAAAAAAAGAGTGGCAAAAAAAGAACAAAGAGAGAAAAAAGAGTGGCAAAAAAAGTCAAGAGAGAAAAAGAAAGTGTTGTGTAAGATCCAAAAGTTTCAGCTTGGTACAAAAATTTCAGAAGCTTGTGTGTTGTGTGTTTTTCAATCTTGGTGCAAAGGTGCAGCAGATCTATCCCCATATTTTCTTGGTTTGCATCAACTTGATTTCAGCACAAGCCCCCTTTTTGTTTACCCCACCGAGCTCCACCAAAAACCGAAGCTAGTTCTTTGATCCCTGTCTTTCGATCGCTTTGACACATCCGGGAGAAGCACAATCTGATGTGAACTCATAAGAACTTTGGTGAGTAAGAGGTGAGGTTGTGTGATTCCATAAAATTATCCTATTCCACTTTTGGCCTTACTAACATGGCAGGATCTAGATCGAGTGTTCATGGAGAAAACCATGGGGAAGAAGATGCCCCGGTCACACGTGCTGATTTTCAGGAATTACAGAACATGGTTCGAGACCTTGGAAGGATGTTTCACGAGCGACCTCCAGCAGGTTGCGATAGGGTTCGACACCGACAACACCCTATTGACCCACTTGAGGAAGTTGGGGATGAAAATTCCGTGCATGCAGCTGTGGATGGTGACTTGGAGGATGATAACAACAGCCATGGTGGACATGCGGCTGCTGCTCGTGGGCGTGGTATTGCTGCTCAAGGAGGGCAGCGAGGAGGACAACTTCGAGGGCGATGGCATGGTCCTCATGGGCACTACTATGACCCTCATGAGCGTGTTGCTCGTGGTCATGGAGATGATTTTGATGATTATGATGGTGTCCCATACCGTCGTGCTGCTGAAGATGGGCGTCGTGCAGAACGTCGTGATCAAGATGGTCGAGATGACATAGCAAGAATCAAGTTGCATATCCCCAAGTTCATAGGAAAGGAAGACCCCGATGCATATTTTGATTGGGAAGAGCACTGTGATCAGATTTTTCGTATCCATAACCTTGCTGATCCGAAGAGAGTAAACCTTGCTTGTGTTCAGTTTTCTGGTTATGCACTCACTTGGTGGAATCAACTACAAGAAAATCAACTGCTGCTAGGCCGTGAATACATTGACACTTGGGAAGAGATGAAACAAGCCATGAGGCGAAGGTTTGTTCCTTCACAATATCAAAGAGATCTCCGAAACAGATTGCAGCGTCTCGGCCAAGGTACGCGCACGGTGGATGAGTACTATAAAGAGATGGAATTGTTGTTGGTTCGTGCTCGTATTCATGAAGATGAGGAGTCAAAGATGGCAAGATTTTTGCATGGTCTCAACAATGAAATTTCTGATTTTGTGGAGTTGTTTCCCTATAACACTCTACAAGATATTTTGGAGCAAGCAAAGCGCACGGAGAGGAAGGTGCAGCGGAGTGGTCATGGACGGATATCTCATAACCGCACCACCACACCATGGCAAAGGTTGCAGCCAAGTGCCTCTCATGGTGGTTCTCAGTTTCAGCATACTTCACACCCTACTGCCACCCGGCGAACAGCGGCTTCATAGGCATCATCACCAACCCCTAGGAATGTGGACAAGCGTGCTCCTTCTGCTGCTGGAAGTACTTCTAACCCCACGGCTGTACCATCATCTCGAAGCCGAGATATTGAGTGTTGGAAGTGTAAAGGGCATGGTCACATTTCTTCTGAATGTCGAAACAAGAGAGTTCTCTTTGTGAATGAACAAGGTGAATGGGAATCTGAGAGTGAGCATGAAGACAATGGAGCATTGGGTGATCATGAGGATGAAGAGGGCGAGAAGAGGGGTTGTGATATTCAGGCCGACATGGGAGATTGCTTCGTTTCTCGTCGTGTGCTTAGTGTCAATGCAGCTAGAGAAGAGAAAGGGCAGcgacataatatttttcacaccCGTGGCACCATCAAGGACAAGGTTTGCAGAATTATTGTTGACAATGGCAGCTGCAACAACATTGCAAGTTTAGATTTGGTAGAGAAATTGGGACTGAAACAAAGAAGGCATCCAAGTCCATATAAGATGCAATGGCTCAATGATTTTGGTACACTTCGAGTAAGCAACGTAGTCACCGTTCAGTTTTCCATTGGGAAGTACCGAGATCAAGTGGAATGTGACGTGGTGCCAATGCAAGCATGCCAATTGCTGTTGGGAAGACCTTGGTTGTATGATCATGATGTGCAAATCAGCGGCCGTGCTAATCGTCTCTCGTTCCAATACGAGGGAGAGCGCATATCTTTGCAACCTCTGACATCCGAAGAAATATTGATGGATGATCTGAAAAGGAAAGAGAGAGTGAGCGAGAAACACTTGAGTGACATCAACCAACATAGTGAGCGAGAGAATCCAAAGCCAAATAAAACCCCACAGCTTAAATTGACCAAGACATGGGAAAAACCGGGATTAGTTATGATGGCTAGGAAAGGGGACATGAGAGAGTTGAGAGAACCCAACTCCGTGTTCTTTGTACTTTTGTACAAGGACAACTTTCTTTCTACTAACGAATTACCCTCTACCACTCCTAGCGTTGTTGCTGAAATTTTACAGGGGTATGAAGATGTGTTCCCCGAGGAGATACCACAGGGGCTGCCACCACAAAGAGGCATTGAGCACCAAATTGATTTGGTTCCAGGAGCCCCATTGCCGAACCGACCACCATACCGCACAAATCCGGAGGAAACCAAGGAGATTCAACGACAAGTTGAAGGCCTACTAAACAAAGGTTATGTAAGGGAAAGTCTCTCTCCTTGTGTTGTACCCGTTCTTTTAGTACCCAAGAAAGATGGAACTTCTCGAATGTGTTGTGATTGTAGGCCTATTAACAACATCACCATGAGATATAGGCATCCAATACCTAggcttgatgatatgcttgatgaacttagtGGTGCCACCATCTTTTCTAAAATTGACTTGCGAAGTGGCTACCACCAAATAAGAATGagagagggtgatgaatggaaaactgctttCAAAACAAAATctggtttgtatgagtggttagttaTGCCATTTGGATTGACAAATGCACCTACTACCTTCATGAGATTGATGAATAATGTGCTTAGAAAGTTCATTGGCAAGTTTGTGGTTGTTTACTTTGATGACATCCTGATTTATGGCAACACTTTGGATGAACATGTTGAACACATTCGGTGTGTGCTTGCTGTCCTAATTGAGGAGAAATTATATGCTAACAAGGAAAAGTGCACATTTTGCATAGAAAAAGTTGTGTTTCTTGGCTTTGTTGTTTCAGGTCAAGGTGTGGAGGTAGATGAGGAGAAGGTCAAGGCCATCCGTGAGTGGATGCCTCCACAAAATGTAAGCCAAGTACGAAGCTTTCTTGGCCTTGCTGGTTTCTACCGTCGGTTTGTGAAGGACTTCAACACCATTGTTGCCCCAATGAATGAGCTAACCAAGAAAGATGTTCCCTTCAAGTGGGCAAATGCACAAGAGAAGGCCTTCCAAGAGCTGAAAGAAAAATTGACATCTGCACCATTGCTTGCACTACCCAACTTTGGTAAGACTTTTGAAATTGAATGTGATGCAAGTGGTGTTAGTATTGGAGGCGTACTAATGCAAGAAGGCAGGCCTATTGCATATTTTAGTGAGAAGCTAAGTGGTCCAACTCTAAATTATTTAGTTTATGACAAAGAATTATATGCACTTGTGAGATCTTtggaaacatggcaacattatttatggcctaAAGAATTTGTGATACATTCCGACCATGAATCTTTAAAGCACCTTAGGGGTCAACAAAAACTGAACCATAGACATGCAAAATGGAGCGAATTCGTAGAATCTTTTCCCTATATTGTCAAGTACAAGAAAGGAAAAGATAATGTTGTTGCTGATGCTTTGTCTAGACGCCATATTTTACTCTCACAACTTGATACTAAAATTCTTGGGCTGCAAAGCATCAAAGAATTGTATGCCAATGACCCATATTTTGCTGAACCACACTCAAAGTGTAGTGAGGGGAAAGGTTGGGAAAAGTTTCACTTGCATGATGGATTTTTGTTTCGAGCTAACAAATTGTGCATCCCAGATTGCTCTGTTCGTTTGTTGCTGTTGCAGGAGGCTCATGCTGGTGGTCTCATGGGACATTTTGAAGCAAAGAAAACTAAGAGTGTCATGATTGACCATTTCTTTTGGCCAAGGATGAGGCGTGATGTTGAGCGCAGCATACTACGTTGTGAGATTTGCCGCAAAGCTAAGTCACGTTTAAACCCTCATGGACTTTATACGCCCTTATCCATTCCTAGTACACCATGGGAAGATATTTCTATGGATTTTGTTCTTGGATTACCACGCACTAAGAGGGGGAGTAATTCAGTTTTTGTGGTGGTTGATAGGTTTAGCAAGATGGCTCATTTTATCCCGTGTCATAAGAGCGATGATGCTTCATACATTGCTGATTTGTTTTTCAGGGAAATCGTGCGACTACATGGAGTACCACGCACTCTTGTTTCAGATCGTGACACCAAGTTTCTGAGCTATTTTTGGAAAACGTTGTGGGCAAAGCTAGGGACAAAGCTTCTCTTTTCCACTACATGCCACCCACAAATGGATGGACAAACCGAAGTTTTCAACCGCACGCTATCCATGATGCTGAGAGCAGTTTTAAAGAAAAATTTGAAGATGTGGGAAGAATGTCTCCCCCACGTGGAGTTTGCATACAACAGGGCAGTACATTCGACCACTAAATTTTGTCCTTTTGAAATTGTTTATGGTTTCAAACCTGCTGCTCCCATAGATCTTTTGCCTTTACCATTGCAGGAGCGAACCAATCTTGATGCAAGTAAGTGTGCTGACTTCGTGaagaaaactcatgagaagacCAAGGAAAATATTGAGAAGATGACTGAACAATGTGCAAAACGAGCAAACAAGGGAAGAAAGGTGTTGTTTGAAGAAGGTGATCTTGTGTGGGTACACCTGCGGAGGGATCGTTTTCCAGATCAACGCAAATGCAAGTTGCAGCAACGTGGAGATGGTCCATTCAAAGTTCTTGCGAAGATCAATGACAATGCCTACTAGATTGACCTTCCGATGGATTATGGTGTTCAACTTTCAATGTGTCCGACCTCTCTCCATACTTTGGACCATCAGAGTCAAGGACGACTACTCTTCAAGAGGGGTAGGATGATGAGGACACCACAACCATCGACAAGCCTCCAACAATTATAGGTCCAATCACAAGAAGTCGCGCCAAACAAATAAGTGACCAGGTGAATGCTAACTATAGTTTACCTTGTAACCTTGATGACACAACTATGCTTTCATCTCCATTGTTGTTGGTTGAACTTAGGTATAACATGGAAGCAATCCAACAACCTATGAGCTCTTGAAGCAACCGCTTTGGAGGAACAAGTTTGAAGATAACAAGTTTCAAGTGAAGCTGGTGCTGTCAGTTTTTACCTCTGATGTTTTGGTGTGGCACACCCATGTGATGGAGAGACGGGGCCATAGGGGTACATCAACAGAAGCTACTTCAAATtatctttccaatgcaaaaaacctcacatcatttggagttgtgagtcAAAAGTTCTAGTCATTCTCGTGGAAGGTGTCCAGGCTGTCAAGACTTCGCGAATTTCCGAGGAGCTCTGCAACAACTCCCAAGTTGACTGCTTATTCACCCAAGGAAGCCATGCAAACCTGCTTACTTTTGAATCCATTTTCACACCTAGCTAAGGGGGGTTGTCCCTGTTATAAAACCCCATCTCCCCCATCCTCTAGAgaaccttttgtcaaaccattcagctacaggcttatgcagcaagactgctagagagatccaagagatcttgctacctttgctcttgtgagttcaTTCGGATTCGTGAGAAGGAGCCTCTGGTTCCCCCTAGTTCGTGCTCTACGGTTCTGGCCGTTTTGTGtggattagtcccggtttgtggttctGCAATTGTTTGGACAATGGGTTGGAGTTCTTGTAGCTTCGGTCAGCCATCCCCAACGTACGGGTTGCATCTAACCTTGGCAGGTATAAAGCTAGTTATCCCGACTGCTTACAGCTAGTTATCCCTCCCGATTCGATCCTACGACGTGAAGATCGGGCCACCCTCGGGCATGAACTCGTTCATCGGGTTCCCACCTATcatattattagacgttgtgtacctcagcatgaacagggacaaatcctatggaaatgtcactccgaagcttatggagggcatcatgctagagatataactgctcacaaggtattgcaatctggattttattagcctactctcttcaaggatgcccgtaagttcgtcttatcttgtgatgaatgtcaaagaataggtaatatcggtaagcgtcaagaaatgcctatgaattattcacttgcagTTGAACCTTTTGATGTTTtaggatttgattacatgggacctcttcctacacatattttggttgctgttgattatgttactaaatgggtagaagctattccaaccagtagtgctgatcacaaaacctctattaaaatgcttaaggaagttatttccCAATGTTtcgagtccctagatatttaatgactgatggtggttcacactttattcatgatGCTTTCTATAAAATGCTTGaaaagtatgatgttaaccatagaactgcatcaccttatcatcctcagtctactgggcaagttgaacttagcaatagagaaataaaattaattttgcaaaagactgttaataggtccagtaagaattggtctaagaaattagatgatgcactttgggcttatagaacagcatataaaaatcctatgggtatgtctccatataaaatggtttatggaaaagcttgtcatttgcctcttgaattagaacataaagcatattgggccgtcaaagagctcaattatgatttcaaacttgctggtgaaaagaggtaatttgatattagctccttagatgaatggagaacccaagcttatgaaaatgcaaaattattcaaagaaaaagttaaaaggtggcatgacaaaagaatccaaaagcgtgagttcaaagttggagaatatgttctctTGTACAACTCTCgcttcagattctttgcaggaaaactcctctcaaaatgggaaggcccctatgttaCCGAGGAGGTTTAttggtctggagccatcaaaataaataattcggaaggtactaacctgaaggttgtcaatgggcaacgaataaagcattatatctcaggtacgcccattaatgttgaaagtaatattgttcaaactttgacacc contains:
- the LOC141040967 gene encoding uncharacterized protein, giving the protein MRRRFVPSQYQRDLRNRLQRLGQGTRTVDEYYKEMELLLVRARIHEDEESKMARFLHGLNNEISDFVEMFPYITLQDILEQAKRTERKVQRSGHGRISHNCTTTPWQRLKPSASHGGSQFQHTSQPTATRRTAASSASSPAPRNVDKRAPSAAGSEWESKSEHEDNGALGDHEDEEGEKSDCDIQADMGDCFVSRRVLSVNAAREEKGQRHNIFHTRGTIKDKVCRIIIDNGSCNNIASSDLVEKLGLKQRRHPSPYKMQWLNDFGTLRGYEDVFPEEIPPGLPPQRGQGVEVDEEKVKAIREWMPPQNVSQVQSFLGLAGFYRRFVKDFSTIAAPMNELTKKDVPFKWANAQEKAFQELKEKLTSAPLLAPPNFGKTFEIECHASGVGIGGILMQEGRPIAYFSEKLSGPTLNYLVYDKELYALEAHAGGLMGHFGAKKTESERTNLDASKRADFVKKIHEKTKENIEKMTEQYAKRANKGRKKVLFEGGDLVWVHLRKDRFPDQRKCKLQPRGDGPFKVLAKINDNAYKIDLPMDYGVSPTFNVSDLSPYFGPSESRKTPLQEGEDDEDTTTID